Genomic window (Deinococcus reticulitermitis):
CCTCGATGACCTGGGGCTGCTGGGGGCGCTGGAACGGGTGATCACCGAACTGAGCGCCGGCCTGAGCGTGCAGGTGCGTGTCGAGGCCCGCTCGGCCCTGCCGCCCCTGCGCGCCGCCGTGGAGGTCGCCGCCTACCGGATCGTGCTGGAAGGAGTCACCAACGTCGTCCGGCACGCCCAGGCCCGGCACTGCGCCGTGCGCCTCTGGCCTGGGGGGGACGTGCTGCGTGTGGAAGTGGAGGACGACGGGGCCGGCGGCGCGCACCTGCGCCCCGGTCACGTGGGTCTGCGCGGGATGCGGGAGCGGGCCGAGGAACTCGGCGGCACGTTCGAGCTGACCTCTGCCCCTGGCGGAACGCGCCTGGTCGCCCATCTCCCCCTGCTCGACGCGCCGCCGCGTCTGGATGTCAGGGCATGACCGCATCAGAACCGCCCATTCGCGTG
Coding sequences:
- a CDS encoding sensor histidine kinase; the protein is LDDLGLLGALERVITELSAGLSVQVRVEARSALPPLRAAVEVAAYRIVLEGVTNVVRHAQARHCAVRLWPGGDVLRVEVEDDGAGGAHLRPGHVGLRGMRERAEELGGTFELTSAPGGTRLVAHLPLLDAPPRLDVRA